CCCTGACGTACCTGTGCCTTGTGGGGGTCAACGCGCTGGGCCTTGTCGTGCCGTGGGTGCTGAAGCAGGCCGTGGACATCGGGCTGGCGCAGGGGACGCCGTCGGCGCTGATGTTGCTGGCGGGCGGGCTGTTTGGACTGGGGCTGGCCAGGGCGGGTGTATCCTTCGGCCAGCGCTACGGGATTGCCTGGCTGGCGCATCGCGTGGCCTACGACCTGCGCAATCAACTGTACAACCGCATCCAGACCCTGTCCTTCACCTTCCATGACCACAGCCAGACGGGGCAATTGATGTCGCGCTGCACGTCCGACGTGTCGTCCGTGCAGGACTTCGCGGGGATGGGCATCGCCGAATTCCTCCACATTGCTATCTTGTTCGTGGCCATTGTGGCCATTCTGTTCAGCGTGCACCCTGGCCTGGCCGCGGCGGCGCTGACGCCCATCCCTATCCTGGCCGCGGTAACCGTGCGCTTCGGCAAGCGCATCGGCCCGCTGTTCCAGCGCATCCAGGAGCAGCACGCCGAGATGACCACCATCCTGCAAGAAGACCTGACCGGCATCCAGGTGGTGCAGGCGTTCACCCGCGAGCCGTATGAGATTGAGCGGTTCCGCGAGGCCAATGTGGAGTTGATGCGGCGCAGGCTGGCCACGGTGGGCGAGTGGAGTTTCAACTTCCCCATGATGACGTTCATCATCAGCCTGGGCACGGCCATCATCCTGTGGTACGGCGGGCGCCTGGTGTACGCCGGGCAGTTGACCGTGGGGACGCTGGTGGCGTTCAACGGCTACCTGGGGATGCTGGCGATGCCGGTGCAGCGCATGGGCTGGCTGGTGGACATGGCCGCCGAGGCCGTGGCGTCGGGCCGGCGCATCTTTGAGATTCTGGACACTCCGTCGCCCGTGCAGGAGCGGCCAGGGGCCGTTGACCTGCCGCCAGGCCCCGGCCGCGTGGAGTTTCGCGATGTTACCTTCGGCTACGGCGACAGGCCCATCCTGCAGCGCATCTCGTTCGTCGCCGAGCCGGGGCAAATC
This genomic window from Chloroflexota bacterium contains:
- a CDS encoding ABC transporter ATP-binding protein; this encodes MSSWKVLRRLLSYLRPYRRRVALTYLCLVGVNALGLVVPWVLKQAVDIGLAQGTPSALMLLAGGLFGLGLARAGVSFGQRYGIAWLAHRVAYDLRNQLYNRIQTLSFTFHDHSQTGQLMSRCTSDVSSVQDFAGMGIAEFLHIAILFVAIVAILFSVHPGLAAAALTPIPILAAVTVRFGKRIGPLFQRIQEQHAEMTTILQEDLTGIQVVQAFTREPYEIERFREANVELMRRRLATVGEWSFNFPMMTFIISLGTAIILWYGGRLVYAGQLTVGTLVAFNGYLGMLAMPVQRMGWLVDMAAEAVASGRRIFEILDTPSPVQERPGAVDLPPGPGRVEFRDVTFGYGDRPILQRISFVAEPGQIVALVGETGSGKSTLIHLIPRFYDVTEGQILVDGRDIRDVTLRSLRRQIGIVLQDTFLFSATIRENIAYGRQDATDEEIIAAAKAAHAHEFITQFPDGYETLVGERGITLSGGQRQRVAIARALLMNPRILLLDDSTSSVDTETERLIQDALARLMVGRTTFIIAQRLSTVVRADQILVVHDGRIAERGTHAELLARGGRYAAICQQQLRPPREGLSDEPALDSVRAAPGRGGETS